The sequence TTCTAAATAATGTGATATATAAATTATTCCGATTCCCCGTTTTCTAAGGTTGGCTATTATTTCCATTAATGCCTGGGTCTCATCAATACCAAGAGAACTTGTCGGTTCATCCATGATCAAGATTTTCGAGTCAGAATAAAGCGCTTTCACGATTTGAAGCATTTGCTTCTGAGAGGTAGAAAGATCTTCCACCAAAACATTTACAGGCATTTTCATTTTAAGAGCTTCAATAATTTCTCTAACTTGCTTCTCCTGATATTTCTTATCGATCATGAAAGGAAAACCTTTAGATTTTTCGTAACCGAGGAATACGTTATCTGAAACAGTTAATGATTCTACCAATTCGGCATCTTGATATATAGTTGAAATACCAAGCTCCATTGATTGCTTGGGAGTGAGGGATTTTACTTTTGTATCTCCAATAATCAGTTCTCCTTCGTCAGGTGTAATTGCTCCAGAAAGAACCTTTATTAGTGTTGATTTGCCAGCACCATTTTCACCTACCAAGCAATGAACTTCACCTTCGAATAAGTCAAAAGACACTTTATCCAGTGCTTTATGATGGCCATATATTTTTGTTATATTTTTCATTATTGCCAAAGGCTTTCTTTCCATACAACTCTCTCCATTTAGAAAGGGATGAAGAGCCCAGGCTCTTCATCCCTAAATTTACAATGCTCAATAAAGAGGATTATATTGCGGGAAGTATTGTCTTGTCAATTCAATCCAAATCGGATCGACATCCCAGGGTACAACCTTTGTTTTGTCATCAATTGTTTCTGGAGTGATTGGTGTATTCGGGAGTAAAATCTGTTGATCAAGTTCGGTTATCAAACCCTGTGTATAAGCATGAAGCGCAAGGAAAGACACGAAGCCTTCCCATCCGGGTGATGTAGAGATGGAATACTTTATGCTTCCTTCTTTGATTAACTCAATACCATATGGAGCGCCATTTGTAGTTATTACCTTTATAGGATTATTTAGCAGCCCTCTTGTCTTAAGCATTCTGACGACAGCTGCCGCCATTTCTTCGTTGAAAACAAATAAGATTGAAAAGTCATATCCTGATTCAATCAAATCTTGTGCCTGGTCAACAGCAACGGTTGGAGTATACTTACCATCTCTAACAGCAACAATTTGATTGACTCCCAGTTCATTTACCTTCGGCTCAAAAGAACTTCTAAATATTTGAACTGGAACATGTTCAAAAAGCCCCATTATACTTGCGATTTTTTCGCCAGGGTAATGCTCTGCAATGTAGTTTGCAACGTTGATTCCCATTCCATGCCAGTCAAAGTCAATACAAGCAACCACATCATAGTCAGACTTTAAAACCTGACCCACATTATCTGTTACAACAAGTGGTATTCCGGCCATTGCGCATTCTCTTGCAGCTATAAAAGCTCCATTAGGATTAAAGGAAAAGACGCACATACCATCTACACCCATATTAACGAGTGTTTTGATGTTTGTTATTTCCTTTTCAGTGTCATAGTCAGAATTTAGGACAATTACATCTACACCTACAAGACTTGCAGCGTACCGAAAGCCTTCTACATCTTTCTTGTACCATGTGTCAGGACCTGGAGTTACATATCCATAGGTAAGTTTTGCGAAAAGTGAAGTACCAACTAACAGGAAAGATACCAATAACACTACCCATACCATTACCTTTGTTCTCTTCACAAAGGATCCCCCCTCGTGCATTTTTGAAGCCCCCTCAAACCAGAAAACTATT comes from Kosmotoga arenicorallina S304 and encodes:
- a CDS encoding sugar ABC transporter substrate-binding protein, whose protein sequence is MKRTKVMVWVVLLVSFLLVGTSLFAKLTYGYVTPGPDTWYKKDVEGFRYAASLVGVDVIVLNSDYDTEKEITNIKTLVNMGVDGMCVFSFNPNGAFIAARECAMAGIPLVVTDNVGQVLKSDYDVVACIDFDWHGMGINVANYIAEHYPGEKIASIMGLFEHVPVQIFRSSFEPKVNELGVNQIVAVRDGKYTPTVAVDQAQDLIESGYDFSILFVFNEEMAAAVVRMLKTRGLLNNPIKVITTNGAPYGIELIKEGSIKYSISTSPGWEGFVSFLALHAYTQGLITELDQQILLPNTPITPETIDDKTKVVPWDVDPIWIELTRQYFPQYNPLY